TGGTTTCAAGCTGGGCAGCTTCCTGAGTGGGTGCAACAATAGGTAAGCCAGCTTGACGAAAACGGTTTCCAATACCTAATGCCAACGGTTGCTCCGGCCCGACAATCGTTAGGTCAATGCGATGGGAGTGAGCAAAAGCTACCAGCGCATCAATGTTGTCAGAAGCAATCGGCACCGCTTCAGCAATGCTGCCTAAGTTGCGAATGCCACCATTGCCGGGGGCAACAAAAATTTTTTCAACCTCAGGCGACTTGGCAACTGCCCACGCTAAAGCGTGTTCTCTGCCACCGCCACCGATAATCAAAACGTTCATTTTTAAGGTATTGCTTTGAAAGATACGCAAAGATACAACTTTTTAGAGGGCAAGCAGAGGCGAAAATCATAGCAGGCAGAGCCGAAATGGTCGCAAAGAGACGGCAACGGAATTCCGCCACAGGATAGGTCGTGCAGATTGCAGCTATGCATACTGAGTGAGCGGTATTGCACACAGCGCTATTGATAGGCAAGGCGTTTTATTCTAACTTCACAGCAAGGAAAGGTAAGCGATGAAAAGGATGAAAAGGAGAGTTCACCAGCTCTACCATGTAGCGTGGATTGCCGCATTTTGGGGGCTAGTGCTATCAGCGGCGTCGCTAAAAGATGAGTTGCCCAAGCCAAAATTTTCCCCTGATTCTCTGATGAAGCATGTGCAGGTGCTCGCAAGTGATGCACTGGAAGGACGTGCGGCAGGCACAAAAGGCGCAGACTCAGCAGCGGCATACATTGAGCACCAGTTTGTGACTTGCGGCTTACGTGCATTTCCAAGTGGATACCGCCAAGAATTCTGGGTGCCACTTGCCTTGAAGCTGGGCAAGCAAAATATGCTGACCTATGGCACGGCAACGCAAAAGCCAGTCAAAGCAAGGCTCGAAAAAGACTTTCTGCCGCTGGGTTATTCAAAGTCAGGTGCAGTAAGCGTAAAGGAAGTTGTGTTTGTAGGCTACGGGCTGTCGACAGAAAAGTATGATGACTATCGAGGCGTAGATGTAAAGGGCAAAGCCGTTGTAATGATGCGCCAGAATCCTGACGGCAATAACCCGCATAGCGAGTTCTATGAAGCATCTTCGCTATACCGCAAGCTCATAGTCGCAAGAGATAAGGGGGCAGCAGCAGTGCTCATCTTTTCAGGGGCAGCAGACTTTGAAGACGATGCACCGATTGAACTCACAAAGGACCGATTAGCCAGCGATGCAGGAATTGTAGCCGTAAGCATTACGCGGACACTGGCGGCAGCACTGCTCAACACCGATACGGAAAATCTGGCGCGCATCCAGAGACACATCAATGAAACGCGCCAGCCAAAGTCGTTTCGCATAAAGAAAACGCTTGCCATATCGGTTGAGCTGATACGAGAGAAGGCAAAAACAGCAAATGTAGTGGGCTACCTGCCTGCCACTGACTCGCTGGTGCGTGATGAGTATATCGTCGTAGGAGCGCATTATGACCACTTGGGCTACGGCGGTCCAGGAAGCGGATCACTCTCGCCTAATGAAAAAGCGATTCACTACGGCGCCGATGACAACGCTAGCGGCACAGCTGCTTTGTTGGAACTGGCACGCTACTACTCAATGCAGCAAAACCGCCCCAAACGTAACTTGGTCTTCATTGCTTTTGGTGCAGAGGAAATGGGACTCTTAGGTTCTGCCTACTTTGTGCAAAATCCACTCTTTCCGCTGGAGCAGATTAACCTAATGCTCAATATGGATATGATTGGACGAATGAAAGACTCCACACTGGCAATCGGTGGTGTCGGCACCGCTGCAGAGCTGAGCGAGCTGGTGGAAGCTGAAAATAGAGACGGTTTCAAGCTTAAACTCACCAAAGATGGATACGGTCCCAGTGACCACAGCAGCTTTTACAGCAAAGGTATCTCTGTGCTCTTCTTCTTCACAGGCACTCATGCTAACTACCACAAGCCCAGCGATACTTGGGAAAAGCTCAACTATCAGGCTCAAGCCCGTATTTTGGAATACATTGCGCGCATCATTGATAGGGTTGACCAGCGTGTCGTACGGCTGACCTTTACCAAAGCTGTCTCAGATAGCATCAGGGCACGCGCAAGCAGCGGAGGATTTCGTGTGTCGCTAGGCACGATTCCAAACTATGCAAAAGAAGTAGAGGGCGTAGAGTTAGACGGGGTGCGAGAAGGCAGTCTTGCCGAAAAGAGCGGATTGAAAGCAGGAGATGTAATCGTGCAATTTGGTGAAAGACAAATCCGAAACATCTACGACTATACCGAAGCCCTGCGTGAAACGAAACCTGGCGATGTCGTAAAAATTGTCGTAAAGCGAGATGGCAAGCCTATCTCGCTAACCGTTGAATTTCCAAGCAAGCAGTAATCGCCAGTCCTAAGATAGGATTGGCAAGGTGCTCAACCAGAAGGGAGGGGTGAGAAAATGAAAGCGTTAGGAGGAAGAAATATCAGGTGGAGATGGGTCGCCTCAGTCTTGGTAACAATGCTGCTGGGTTTTGCTGCCCTAAATGCAGCAGCACAAATTCGGCAGACCAACCTGCAAGTTCAGCCTGATTTTGAAGCAAACCTATTTAACTTTCAGGGCGAAAAAGGCGAGAGCATCCTCACGCTCTATGTGCGCGTCAAATACTCCAAGCTGACCTTCACAAAGAAAGAGGGCACATTTACCGCAATGTATGAGGTAATTGCCAGTTTTCTGGACGAAAAGGGCGCAATGGTTTGTGAAAAGCTCTGGACGGACACGGTCAGCACACGCGTCTACAGTCAAACAATGTCCAAAGACCTCTCACGCGAAATGAGTTTTAATGTGGAGTTGCCACCGGGCAAATATACCGCCGTCGTACAGTTCAGAGACAAGGAATCGGGACGCACCTCTGAGCAGCGCCGTGCGGTGCTGGTCAAGAACTTCAAGCGAGATAGGCCTACGCTTTCTTCAATTATGATTGTGCAAACAGAGTTCGACACAGCGGGGAATGTGAGCTATTTCCCGAATCTTTCCTCTGTTGTACCACTCAATGCCAAAGAGCAGGGACCGCAAATCTACTATGAGATTTACAATACCAACCCAAAGTATGAAACACTGGTGCTGAGGTATGCAATTAGTCATCGCACACGGCGCGACCAAATTGTAGAAGTCTATCGACGCGGCGTAACCTTAGCTGGCGAGCGCACGCGCGTGCTCGACACCATCAGCAGCCAGAGAATCGGTGGCGGAGATTACACACTCTCAATTGGCATTGAAGAGGGTAAAGAGCTACTCGATGAATCCAGTATCACATTTCTTACGCGCATACAAGGCACAAGCTTCTACATCAAAGACCTTGACAAAGCGATTGAGCAACTGGAGTATATCGCCAGTTGGGAGGAAATCAGCAAAATGCGTGAAGCCAAAACCAATGACGAAAAGCTGCGGCTCTTTAACGAGTTTTGGAAACGATATGACCCATCGCCGGGCACAGAAGAAAACGAGTTGCAAGCCGAATACTACGCACGAGTGGAATATGCAAACCAAAACTTTACTGGCTATGGCGAAGGCTGGCGCTCCGATATGGGACGCATTTTTATCAAGTATGGAATGCCTGACTTGATTGAACGCCAGCAGCAGGCATTTGGTCAGCGTCCATATGAGATTTGGGAGTATCAGCAGCACAACCTGCGCCTCATCTTCGTAGATGTCTCAGGCTTTGGCAATTATCGCTTGCTGCGCCCTGAATGGGATGCGCGCAATCGCATTCGTTAGCAGCACAGAGTCTAACTGTGCAACTCTCACGAAAAATACCTTTGAGGAAAGCCAGCACCTTTTCATATTTGAGCAGAGTTCTACTACCGAAAGTGTATGTATCGCAGCTGCATTACAAACTTACATATCTGCAAAGCCAAATGCTGCCAAAACGGCGTGTGGGTCGATGCTGAAGAGGCAAAGCGCATTGAGGCACAGGTGCTGGCTCGTCCTGAGTTAGCAGACTTGCATGGTAAAGTTCTCTGGAGCGAAGAAGATGAAGATGCAGACTACTTCCCTTCAGGAAGAGGCGTTGGCACAGCACTTAAGACGCCCGATGGACCGTGCATTTTCTTAGGCGAGGACTACAAGTGCCGCATCTACGAGTTCCGACCTCACTTTTGCGCCGATTATCCGCTGATGCATCCTGTCGCTACCAGCAAGCAGCCAGTGATGATCGACAATATGTTCGAGTCTATGCCTGAATGCATCTATCACGATATGCTCAAAGCCACGCTGAAATCGATTGAAGAAGAGAAAGCAGCTGAAGCAGCAGCGATGCAAGCTCAGCAAGGGACTACGACTTAATCATCAAGGTGTTGACACGACGGAGTTTCTTGCGTGGAGCAAGCTCGCTGTCATAGACACGCTTAATGCCATCGCCAAGTGCTTTCTCAATGTCACGAATGTTAGAGACAAGTCGCATCATACCTTGAATTTCAACTGAAGCGGCTTGGTCAGTGCCCCACATCGCTCGGTCAAGCGTGATATGACGCTCTACGAATGTTGCACCCAGTGCAACAGCTGCCCAAGTTGGAGCAAGCCCCGTTTCATGCCCAGAGTATCCGATAGGACACATTGGAAACTTGGCTTTCAGAGTGTGAATGACACGCAAGTTGAGTTCCTCAGGCGGGCAAGGGTAGGTAGAGGTCGAGTGCGCAATGAGGAGATTATCGGTGCCCAAGAGTTCAACAGCAGCTTCAATTTCTTCCATTGAAGACATTCCCGTTGAGAGAATAATTGGTTTGCCAGTTGCGCGCGTTTTGCGCAAAAGCTCAGCATCGGTAAGCGACGCAGAGGCAATCTTGTAGCAAGGTGGGTCGAACTGCTCAATGAAGTCGACGGCTTCTTCGTCCCAACACGAAGCAAACCACATAATCCCGCGCTCTTTGCAATGGCGGTCAATTTCTGCATACTGTTCAGCGTTAAACTCGACCTTGTGCCGATATTCAATGTAAGTAAGCCGCCCCCAAGGTGTATCGCGTTCAATATGCCACTGGTCCTTGGGCACGCAAAGCTCGGGCGTGCGCTTCTGAAACTTAACAGCGTCACACCCCGCTAAGATGGCGCCATCAATTAGTTTTTTAGCCAGCTGAACCGAGCCGTTGTGATTGATGCCGATTTCAGCAATCACAAAAACTGGCTCACCATCGCCGACTTTACGGTGTCCAATTTGAACAGTTGCCATACTTTCCCTGAAAAATTTGGTTAGATAGCCCTGAGATAGCTTGAAACCCGCCTCTCCCTCCGAGAGACTAAGTAGTGAAAGTCCAAAGTTAGGCGTTTTTACCTGAAATTTACTAATCGTGATAGGCGTGCAGTAAAGTGTGCGGTCAAGTTCACCCGCAATTCAGAGACTGTGCAGATTGGTGAGAGAACTTAGCGCTGCGGACTTGGCATAGCAGTGAAACTTTCTTAGCTTTCACTTTGTAGAAAGTCAGTGATTCTGCTCACGGAGGTTACCCATATGTCTCGCGCTCGCCTTCTGCTGCTTTTGCTGCTGCCTGCACTCATCTTAACAGGTTGTTACACCCAGTTTTTTGCCGATGAAGAGGTCTACCAAGCAAGCGAGCGTAATGAAAAAGCAATGCAGTCTGAAGGCACAACGATTGTAATTGATGAATACTTTGCACCAGCGCCTTATTTTGGCTCACAGTGGTTCTGGGGAGACTTTTGGTATGAGCCATGGTTTGATCCATTTTTTGCGTCGCCTTGGAGGTCAGTTGGCATAGGTTGGTGGGCGCCGTATTGGCGATGGAACGGGAATGCTTACTGGGGCTGGGCGCCCTACTGGGCGTGGTCTGGCTGGGTCTGGAATCCAGCTTGGGTGTGGGGCAATCCAACTATCGGCAATTGGGTGTGGGTGCCAAGTGTTGTAACGCCATCGGTGCAGCTAAGACAAGCACGAGTGGCAGGTAGGTTGCGGTTCGCAGTACCTGAGAATGATGAGACGATACCGCCGCCGAGTGTGGTAACACCCCCTGCAAACGACAATAGTGTGCAGCGTCGGCTAAGCTCAGAGTCCAGCGCTGTGCCAGCAGGTGCAATGCCTCTTGAAAAGACGCAGAAACGCACCAGACGCATTGAACCAGACAGCTATGCGCTTCCTTACCAGCCCACACCAAGCACAGCCTCTGAGCGCAAAGGTGCACCTTACCCACATCTATTTAGGCAAGAGTTGCGCACTCGAAGTGGCTACTACGAAACAAGCGGCTCAGGGAGTGGGGCAGGTTTGCGAAGCAGTTCGTCAAGTGGAAGCACAGGAGGAAGCACACGCTCATCAGGTCGAACTCGTGAATAAAGCGTGCTTTGATATGAAAGTGAAGGTTGTGCAAGGACTTTTGCTGCTCTCTATGCTTGCAGTAACGGGATGCATAGGCTACACGATGTGGTCTCACCCTGAGGTTGAAGTCTATGATGAAGCACTGCAAGCATATATGCTTGAGAGGGTAACCGTAACAGCAAATTGTCGAAGTTGCCACAGCAATCAGCATGACCAATTTGGCACATACGCACAACTCTTTTTTCAGCAAGATTCGCTGTCACTCTCGAAGAAAGACACCCTTCGTACTTGTCTATCCCCATCTGAGCTGCGCGGTTATGAGAACTACCAGCATTCGGACTGGGGGAAATACTACTACGCCGTGTGGTGGTTCAATCCAATCGTAGTTGAACAGGCATCTAACGGCACGATGGAAATAATCAATCTGACGCCCTCTCTGACTGAGCGACTGCGACAAAGCCCACTAGTGAGTCGAAGGCGCTGGGACGCAGTGCCAAACAGCACGGACACTTCGGCAAGCACCCGCACCTCGACGGCAGCGCCACCCACAAAGGCTGACCCGCCTACTCAGGGAGAGCGACGCACTACATCTGGTGAGGGCGCAAACACGCGTGCCAATCAAAATGAGTCCTCTGCTGACCCAGCCACTCGTGAATCAGGACGAACCCGCAAGTAAAGCAATGCAATGCAAACTGCGCAGACTATGATGCGTATCCGAGTTATCCTCACTGCTCTAATGCTCTGCAGCGCGGTGCAGTTCGCATATGCACAAAATGAGTTAGATGCTTTACGTCAAGCCCAGACCAGCTATGGAGTAGGTGCAAGGGCTATTGCGTTAGGGGCTGCTTACAGCGCTATTGCAAACGATTACGCAGCCACGCTCTTTAATCCTGCGGGGCTGGGACAAATCAAGCGCCTTGAAGCGAATCTTGGCTTTGATTTCTTTCAATACAGTGCGGACGCACTTTACCTCAATGCTTCCAACAGCGCAACGCACTCTGGCAATGGGCTAAACAGTATTGGCTTGGTCTTTCCCGTCCCAACCTATCGGGGCAGCTTTGTCTTGGCTGCAGGCTACAATCGGCTGCGCAATTTCCGAGCGGCACAAAATGCGACGGCACTGAATCCATCAGGTAGCATTAGCGATTGGTTTTTGACCTTTACGCCGCGTTTTGATGCGCAAGGTCGGATTCAGCTCGTGGATGTAGGGGCATTAGCATTCAATCACTACCTCATAAACGACCAAAATGGTCGATACGTCAATCCCGTTATCAATCGAGGGCAGGTGCTGCAAAGCTCATCGCTACTGGAAGATGGTAGCAGCAGTGCATTTGTGCTATCAGCCGCAATTGAAATTGCGCCAGCTTTGTTTATAGGCGGCACGCTAAACCTGCTCGGCTCACGCTACACATTTAATCGGGATTTTACAGAACGCGATGAACAGAACCTTTATCCCAACTTCATTTCACTGACGCTCTCTGAAAACTTTGAGACTGAAGCCAGAGGCATCAGTGTGAAAGCAGGAATGCTCTATCGTGCTGACCAGCACTGGCGACTGGGCTTGACGATTGAATCGCCAACATCGTTAGAGCTGAAAGACCGATTCAACACGCGCTTGCAGACGCGTTATGAGCGTCCACCCAATGGCGCAACGCGCAATACCTTCGACGACGCTTTACCAACTGGGGAGTTTGAGTATCGCTTGCAGACGCCATGGGTGTTTGGTGCCAGCATTGCGTTTGAGAGCAGTTTCCTTACGATAGCCACCAACTTGAACTATCGCGACTGGACACAACTCTCCTACTCAAGTGATGATGCATCACTTGCACGTGTCAATCGCGTCATTCTATCTGACCTGCAAGGTGCATTTGGAGCAGCCATAGGCTTGGAAATTCACCCAAGTGCTTTCCCTTTGCGCCTATGCGGCAGCTACGCTGTTGAGCAATCACCTTTTCGCTACCGTCTTTCAGAAAATCCAAATGAGAAAATTGCAACCTCGCTGGCTGATGTACGCCAAACATTTGGCATAGGGGTAGGCTTCCTAATCCAGCAAACGGTGGCAATTGATATAGCTTATCTCGTTACGACGCAAACGGCTCAAGGGCGACTCTACAGCGGCTCTCGCATCGTTTCGGAGACAATCCGCAACACAAATGTGATAATGACGGCAAGTTTCAGATTCTAAGGCAGTAATTGGAATAGGAGTAGCTTTGAGGAGTCTCTCCCACTTTTTCTAAATGAGCATTCACAGCGATAGCTATCCTGCACCTCACTTTTTAGACATTCTCCAAAGAAGCAGAAAAGCATTGCAGGAAAAAAGGATTTCGCTAAGTTGCGCCCGTTCAAAACCTTAACCACACAAAAGCGATGCAAGAAGTTTTTCTTGTAAGTGCCGTACGAACCCCCATTGCAAGCTTTCAAGGTGCATTTGCTACAAAGAGTGCAACTGAGCTGGGGGCGATTGTCGTCCGAGAAGCAGTCAGGCGGGCTGGCATTACTCCAGAAGAAGTGCAGGAATGCATTATGGGAAATGTGCTTCCTGCTGGATTAGGGCAAGCCCCTGCGCGACAGGCAGCAATTTTCGGTGGGCTGCCTGTTACGGTCGAGGCACTCACGATTAACAAAATGTGTGGCTCTGGACTGAAAGCAATTATGCTCGCTTCGCAAGCAGTGGCACTGGGCGATGCAGACATTATTGTCGCAGGCGGAATGGAATCTATGACCAACGCACCCTATCTCTTGCTCAAAGCACGAAGTGGCTACCGATATGGCAATGGTGAATTGATTGACAGTATGCAATACGATGGGCTGTTCGATGTCTACAACAAGTTCCTGATGGGAAATGCAGCAGAACTCTGTGCCAAAGAGTGTGGTATTCCACGTGAAGCCCAAGATGAATTTACAGTGCTAAGCTACACACGTGCATTGAAGGCTCAAAAGGAAGGCTGGTTTAATGATGAAATTGTGGCCGTAGAGTGGGAAGAAAAAGGCAAAAAGATGGGGCTTGCCGAAGACGAGGAGCCAAAAAACTTCCGACCTGAGAAGATTCCAACGCTAAAGCCAGTGTTTGAAAAAGATGGCACAGTTACAGCTGCAAATGCATCTAAAATTAATGATGGAGCCGCAGCAGTGGTGGTAGCCTCAGGTGAAGTGGTGCGCAAAAAAGGTCTGAAAGCCTTCGCAAAGGTAGTCGCATTTGCTTCTGCAGCGAAGCGACCAGAACACTTCACCACCGCCCCGATTGATGCAATTCCAAAGGTGCTGCAAAAAGCTGGAATGAGAATGGATGATATTGACTTGTTTGAGGTCAATGAAGCCTTTGCCGTAGTAGCACTGGCTGCAAAGAAAGCACTTTGCATTCCCGAAGAGAAGCTCAATGTAAATGGCGGGGCAGTTGCGCTGGGACATCCAATCGGGGCAAGTGGTGCGAGAATTCTCACCACACTCCTCTATGCTCTAAAGCATCGTGGTTTAAAACGAGGGCTTGCTGCAATCTGCTTAGGTGGTGGAGAAGCCTGTGCAATGATTGTAGAACTTGTCTAAACAAGCACTTGGGAAAACTTTTATTAAACAAAATTCTTTTACTATTGCGCAAATAAAGGCAAGAAAAGCGCGGTAAATGCATCGGATTTTTGAAAAGGATTTTACAAACACCTCAATCTTCAACCAAAACTCTAAGGAGGACAAACAATGGCGT
The sequence above is a segment of the Chloroherpetonaceae bacterium genome. Coding sequences within it:
- a CDS encoding thiolase family protein; protein product: MQEVFLVSAVRTPIASFQGAFATKSATELGAIVVREAVRRAGITPEEVQECIMGNVLPAGLGQAPARQAAIFGGLPVTVEALTINKMCGSGLKAIMLASQAVALGDADIIVAGGMESMTNAPYLLLKARSGYRYGNGELIDSMQYDGLFDVYNKFLMGNAAELCAKECGIPREAQDEFTVLSYTRALKAQKEGWFNDEIVAVEWEEKGKKMGLAEDEEPKNFRPEKIPTLKPVFEKDGTVTAANASKINDGAAAVVVASGEVVRKKGLKAFAKVVAFASAAKRPEHFTTAPIDAIPKVLQKAGMRMDDIDLFEVNEAFAVVALAAKKALCIPEEKLNVNGGAVALGHPIGASGARILTTLLYALKHRGLKRGLAAICLGGGEACAMIVELV
- a CDS encoding YkgJ family cysteine cluster protein yields the protein MYRSCITNLHICKAKCCQNGVWVDAEEAKRIEAQVLARPELADLHGKVLWSEEDEDADYFPSGRGVGTALKTPDGPCIFLGEDYKCRIYEFRPHFCADYPLMHPVATSKQPVMIDNMFESMPECIYHDMLKATLKSIEEEKAAEAAAMQAQQGTTT
- a CDS encoding N-acetylneuraminate synthase family protein is translated as MATVQIGHRKVGDGEPVFVIAEIGINHNGSVQLAKKLIDGAILAGCDAVKFQKRTPELCVPKDQWHIERDTPWGRLTYIEYRHKVEFNAEQYAEIDRHCKERGIMWFASCWDEEAVDFIEQFDPPCYKIASASLTDAELLRKTRATGKPIILSTGMSSMEEIEAAVELLGTDNLLIAHSTSTYPCPPEELNLRVIHTLKAKFPMCPIGYSGHETGLAPTWAAVALGATFVERHITLDRAMWGTDQAASVEIQGMMRLVSNIRDIEKALGDGIKRVYDSELAPRKKLRRVNTLMIKS
- a CDS encoding GWxTD domain-containing protein, encoding MLLGFAALNAAAQIRQTNLQVQPDFEANLFNFQGEKGESILTLYVRVKYSKLTFTKKEGTFTAMYEVIASFLDEKGAMVCEKLWTDTVSTRVYSQTMSKDLSREMSFNVELPPGKYTAVVQFRDKESGRTSEQRRAVLVKNFKRDRPTLSSIMIVQTEFDTAGNVSYFPNLSSVVPLNAKEQGPQIYYEIYNTNPKYETLVLRYAISHRTRRDQIVEVYRRGVTLAGERTRVLDTISSQRIGGGDYTLSIGIEEGKELLDESSITFLTRIQGTSFYIKDLDKAIEQLEYIASWEEISKMREAKTNDEKLRLFNEFWKRYDPSPGTEENELQAEYYARVEYANQNFTGYGEGWRSDMGRIFIKYGMPDLIERQQQAFGQRPYEIWEYQQHNLRLIFVDVSGFGNYRLLRPEWDARNRIR
- a CDS encoding M20/M25/M40 family metallo-hydrolase, which gives rise to MKRRVHQLYHVAWIAAFWGLVLSAASLKDELPKPKFSPDSLMKHVQVLASDALEGRAAGTKGADSAAAYIEHQFVTCGLRAFPSGYRQEFWVPLALKLGKQNMLTYGTATQKPVKARLEKDFLPLGYSKSGAVSVKEVVFVGYGLSTEKYDDYRGVDVKGKAVVMMRQNPDGNNPHSEFYEASSLYRKLIVARDKGAAAVLIFSGAADFEDDAPIELTKDRLASDAGIVAVSITRTLAAALLNTDTENLARIQRHINETRQPKSFRIKKTLAISVELIREKAKTANVVGYLPATDSLVRDEYIVVGAHYDHLGYGGPGSGSLSPNEKAIHYGADDNASGTAALLELARYYSMQQNRPKRNLVFIAFGAEEMGLLGSAYFVQNPLFPLEQINLMLNMDMIGRMKDSTLAIGGVGTAAELSELVEAENRDGFKLKLTKDGYGPSDHSSFYSKGISVLFFFTGTHANYHKPSDTWEKLNYQAQARILEYIARIIDRVDQRVVRLTFTKAVSDSIRARASSGGFRVSLGTIPNYAKEVEGVELDGVREGSLAEKSGLKAGDVIVQFGERQIRNIYDYTEALRETKPGDVVKIVVKRDGKPISLTVEFPSKQ